Proteins encoded by one window of Cyanobium sp. NS01:
- the dapA gene encoding 4-hydroxy-tetrahydrodipicolinate synthase: MSVAAQQQPWLHAPFGRVATAMVTPFQPDGQVDLAQAARLADHLVAHGSDALVLCGTTGESPTLSWQEQHALFAAVKDAVAGRARLIAGSGSNCTAEAVEATREAAALGADGALVVVPYYNKPPQDGLEAHFRAIAQAAPSLPLMLYNIPGRTATSLEPATVARLLDLPNVVAFKAASGTTDEVSALRLACGDRLAIYSGDDALTLPMLAVGAVGVVSVASHLEGPRISRMVQAFLDGDLPLALALHEQLLPLCRALFCTTNPVPVKAALALSGWPVGDPRLPLLPANDDVKQRLCETLAALRPT, encoded by the coding sequence TTGAGCGTTGCCGCCCAGCAGCAGCCCTGGCTGCACGCCCCCTTCGGACGGGTGGCCACGGCGATGGTCACGCCGTTTCAGCCCGACGGCCAGGTGGATTTGGCCCAGGCGGCCCGGCTCGCTGATCACCTGGTGGCCCACGGCTCTGATGCGCTGGTGCTGTGCGGCACCACGGGCGAATCGCCCACCCTCAGCTGGCAGGAGCAGCACGCCCTGTTCGCCGCTGTGAAAGACGCCGTGGCGGGACGGGCCCGCCTGATCGCGGGCAGCGGCAGCAACTGCACCGCCGAGGCGGTGGAGGCCACCCGCGAGGCCGCAGCCCTCGGTGCCGACGGCGCCCTGGTGGTGGTGCCCTACTACAACAAGCCCCCCCAGGACGGCCTGGAGGCCCATTTCCGGGCGATCGCCCAGGCGGCTCCGAGCCTGCCGCTGATGCTCTACAACATCCCCGGCCGCACCGCCACCAGCCTCGAGCCCGCCACCGTGGCCCGACTGCTCGATCTGCCCAATGTGGTGGCCTTCAAGGCGGCGAGCGGCACCACCGACGAGGTCAGCGCCCTGCGCCTGGCCTGCGGCGACCGCCTGGCGATCTACTCCGGCGACGACGCCCTCACCCTGCCGATGCTGGCGGTGGGGGCCGTGGGTGTGGTGAGCGTGGCCAGTCACCTGGAGGGCCCGCGCATCAGCCGCATGGTGCAGGCCTTCCTCGACGGTGATCTGCCCCTGGCCCTGGCCCTGCATGAACAGCTGCTGCCCCTGTGCCGGGCCCTGTTCTGCACCACCAACCCGGTGCCCGTGAAAGCTGCCCTGGCCCTCAGCGGCTGGCCGGTGGGCGACCCAAGACTTCCCCTTCTCCCCGCGAACGACGACGTGAAACAACGCCTCTGCGAAACCCTGGCTGCCCTGCGTCCTACCTGA
- a CDS encoding ribonuclease J: protein MSNSQVRHSSSQNGSNGKQPALRVIPLGGLHEIGKNTCVFEYGDELMMVDAGLAFPSDGMHGVNVVMPDTSYLKENQKRIRGMIVTHGHEDHIGGIAHHLKNFTIPVIHGPRLALSMLTGKMEEAGVMDRTILKTVGPRDVVKVGQHFSVEFIRNTHSMADSFTLAITTPVGTVIFTGDFKFDHTPVDGEHFDMARLAHYGDKGVLCLFSDSTNAEVPGFCPPERSVFPKLDQHIAKADGRVIITTFASSIHRVSMILELAMKNGRKVGLLGRSMLNVIAKARELGYMRAPDDLFVPIKQIRDLPDRETLLLMTGSQGEPLAALSRISRGEHPQVQVKPSDTIIFSASPIPGNTISVVNTIDRLMMLGAKVVYGKGEGIHVSGHGFQEDHKLMLALAKPKFFVPVHGEHRMLVAHSKTGMSMGIPPENTLIIDNGDVVELTPDSIRRGEPVKAGIELLDASRNGIVDSRVLKERQQLAEDGVITLLAVISTDGVMAAPPRVNLRGVVTTADARKLSLWAEREISWVLENRWSQLSRNTGGKAPDVDWVGVQREVELGLQRRLRRELQVEPLILCLVQPAPAGTPAYQGRADAEPDSRPAPRGRAGGRDSRSLDRTPRRDGAPVGAASAAASAAPVATSAATPVVKAAVKAAPAAVVPAAAAPEPEIAGRTRRRRSAAAAG from the coding sequence ATGTCAAATTCCCAGGTTCGTCATAGTTCCTCCCAGAACGGATCCAACGGCAAGCAACCGGCCCTGCGGGTGATTCCCCTCGGTGGCCTCCATGAGATCGGCAAGAACACCTGCGTGTTCGAGTACGGCGATGAGCTGATGATGGTGGATGCCGGTCTGGCCTTCCCCAGTGATGGCATGCACGGCGTCAACGTGGTGATGCCCGACACCAGCTATCTGAAGGAAAATCAGAAGCGCATCCGCGGCATGATCGTGACCCACGGTCACGAAGACCACATCGGTGGCATTGCCCACCACCTCAAGAACTTCACGATCCCGGTGATCCATGGGCCGCGCCTGGCGCTGTCGATGCTCACCGGCAAGATGGAGGAAGCCGGTGTGATGGATCGCACCATCCTCAAGACCGTCGGCCCTCGCGATGTGGTGAAGGTGGGCCAGCACTTCTCCGTGGAGTTCATCCGCAACACCCACTCGATGGCAGACAGCTTCACGCTGGCCATCACCACCCCGGTGGGCACGGTGATCTTCACCGGTGACTTCAAGTTCGACCACACCCCCGTGGACGGCGAGCACTTCGACATGGCCCGCCTGGCCCACTACGGCGACAAGGGGGTGCTCTGCCTGTTCAGTGACTCCACCAACGCCGAGGTGCCTGGCTTCTGTCCTCCCGAGCGCTCGGTGTTCCCGAAGCTCGACCAGCACATCGCCAAGGCCGATGGCCGGGTGATCATCACCACCTTCGCCAGCTCGATCCACCGGGTGTCGATGATCCTGGAGCTGGCCATGAAGAATGGCCGCAAGGTGGGCCTGCTGGGCCGCTCCATGCTGAATGTGATCGCCAAGGCCCGCGAACTCGGCTACATGCGCGCCCCCGATGATCTGTTCGTGCCGATCAAGCAGATCCGTGATCTGCCGGATCGGGAAACCCTGCTGCTGATGACCGGCAGCCAGGGCGAGCCCCTCGCTGCCCTCAGCCGCATCTCCAGGGGCGAGCACCCCCAGGTGCAGGTGAAGCCCTCAGACACCATCATCTTCTCGGCCAGCCCGATCCCGGGCAACACCATCTCCGTGGTGAACACCATCGACCGCCTGATGATGCTTGGGGCCAAGGTTGTCTATGGCAAAGGCGAAGGCATTCACGTTTCCGGCCATGGTTTCCAGGAAGACCACAAGCTGATGCTGGCCCTGGCCAAGCCCAAGTTCTTCGTGCCCGTGCACGGCGAGCACCGCATGCTCGTGGCCCACTCCAAGACCGGCATGTCGATGGGCATTCCGCCCGAAAACACCCTCATCATCGACAACGGCGATGTGGTGGAACTCACCCCCGATTCGATCCGCCGGGGTGAGCCCGTGAAGGCCGGCATCGAGCTGCTCGATGCCTCCCGCAATGGCATCGTCGACTCCCGGGTGCTCAAGGAGCGCCAACAGCTGGCCGAAGACGGTGTGATCACCCTGCTGGCGGTGATCAGCACCGATGGCGTGATGGCGGCGCCGCCGCGGGTGAACCTGCGGGGCGTGGTCACCACGGCCGATGCCCGCAAGCTCAGCCTCTGGGCCGAACGCGAAATCTCCTGGGTGCTGGAGAACCGCTGGAGCCAGCTGAGCCGCAACACCGGTGGCAAGGCCCCGGATGTGGATTGGGTGGGCGTGCAACGGGAGGTGGAGCTGGGGCTGCAGCGCCGCCTGCGCCGCGAACTCCAGGTGGAGCCCCTGATCCTCTGCCTGGTGCAGCCGGCTCCGGCCGGCACCCCGGCCTACCAGGGGCGGGCCGATGCCGAGCCCGATTCCCGGCCGGCACCCCGCGGCCGCGCTGGCGGCCGTGACAGCCGCTCGCTGGATCGCACCCCCCGGCGGGACGGGGCTCCGGTGGGAGCGGCCTCAGCCGCCGCCTCGGCGGCCCCGGTGGCGACCTCAGCGGCCACTCCTGTCGTCAAAGCCGCGGTCAAGGCGGCCCCGGCAGCGGTCGTGCCGGCTGCGGCCGCTCCCGAGCCCGAGATCGCAGGCCGCACCCGCCGCCGCCGCTCGGCGGCCGCCGCGGGCTGA
- the tilS gene encoding tRNA lysidine(34) synthetase TilS produces the protein MSDPQPQPSAAADWSADHLRLHRHLRRHPALLPDGDTLLLAVSGGQDSMALVALLTALRRLHGWRLHLWHGDHGWRPESGRTAQQLAAWAAGQGLPLLGERWQPEPGEPAASGGAGAIPSEAAGRAWRYGRLAIGAAALGASRVVTGHTASDRAETLLFNLARGSHRRGLASLRGLRALEGELQLARPLLPFSRADTGRLCRQLQLPVWPDPSNNDRRYSRNRLRQEVLPVLEALHPGAARRLAALAEQLAADDDAQGELLSLALAALGARDSNGAESDQQLPLAPLRALQRANQGALLQHWLSHHLGERLSRRSLETLLDRLAPGTVAGTLQLSAGWRLHWESSTLVLTRAEAAEIHGPEP, from the coding sequence GTGTCCGATCCCCAGCCCCAGCCCAGCGCCGCGGCCGACTGGAGCGCCGATCACCTGCGGCTGCACCGTCACCTGCGGCGCCACCCGGCCCTGCTGCCCGATGGCGACACCCTGCTGCTGGCTGTTTCCGGCGGCCAGGACTCCATGGCCCTGGTGGCGCTGCTCACCGCCCTGCGGCGGCTGCACGGCTGGCGGCTGCACCTCTGGCACGGCGATCACGGCTGGCGGCCCGAATCAGGCCGAACGGCGCAGCAGCTGGCGGCCTGGGCCGCCGGGCAGGGCCTGCCGCTGCTGGGGGAGCGCTGGCAGCCCGAGCCAGGAGAGCCTGCCGCAAGCGGCGGCGCTGGCGCCATCCCCAGCGAGGCTGCGGGTCGGGCCTGGCGCTACGGGCGGCTGGCGATCGGCGCCGCAGCGCTCGGGGCCAGCCGGGTGGTGACGGGCCACACCGCCAGCGATCGGGCCGAGACGCTGCTGTTCAACCTGGCCCGGGGGAGCCACCGCCGGGGGCTGGCCAGCCTGCGCGGCCTGAGGGCCCTGGAGGGTGAGCTGCAGCTGGCCCGGCCGCTGCTGCCGTTCAGCCGGGCCGACACCGGCCGGCTCTGCCGGCAGCTGCAGCTGCCGGTGTGGCCTGACCCCAGCAACAACGACCGGCGCTACAGCCGCAACCGGCTGCGGCAGGAGGTGCTGCCGGTGCTGGAGGCCCTGCATCCCGGCGCCGCCCGGCGCCTGGCCGCCCTGGCCGAGCAACTCGCCGCCGATGACGACGCCCAGGGGGAACTGCTCTCCCTGGCGCTGGCCGCTCTGGGGGCCAGGGACAGCAACGGCGCCGAAAGCGATCAGCAGCTGCCGCTTGCCCCCCTGCGCGCCCTGCAGCGCGCCAACCAGGGCGCCCTGCTGCAGCACTGGCTCAGCCACCACCTGGGGGAGCGGCTCAGCCGCCGCAGCCTCGAAACGCTGCTCGATCGGCTGGCCCCGGGGACTGTGGCAGGCACCCTGCAGCTGTCCGCCGGGTGGCGTCTGCACTGGGAAAGCAGCACACTGGTTCTCACCAGAGCCGAAGCAGCCGAGATCCATGGCCCGGAACCATGA
- a CDS encoding DUF561 domain-containing protein — translation MSSGSSRLAQLPAPLRSALAECRLIKVIAGLTNFDAAAVERISQAAGEGGADLIDVACDPALVRRAAAASGLPICVSAVDPELFPAAVAAGAAMVEIGNYDAFYPLGRRFEADEVLAITRRTRELLPEVVLSVTVPHVLPLDQQEQLALDLVAAGADLIQTEGGTSARPFSPGVLGLIEKAAPTLAATHAISRALAAAAGPEAPAVPVLCASGLSAVTLPLAVAAGAAGVGVGSAVNRLQEPWAMAAVVRELRTALPRPVAATL, via the coding sequence ATGTCGTCCGGCTCCTCCCGTCTTGCCCAGCTGCCTGCCCCGTTGCGGAGCGCCCTGGCGGAGTGTCGCCTGATCAAGGTGATCGCCGGCCTCACCAACTTCGATGCCGCCGCGGTGGAGCGCATCAGCCAGGCGGCTGGGGAAGGGGGTGCCGACCTGATCGACGTGGCCTGTGACCCGGCCCTGGTGCGACGGGCTGCAGCGGCGTCCGGCCTGCCGATCTGCGTGTCGGCGGTGGACCCCGAGCTGTTCCCAGCCGCTGTGGCCGCCGGCGCGGCGATGGTGGAGATCGGCAACTACGACGCCTTCTATCCCCTCGGTCGCCGCTTCGAGGCCGACGAGGTGCTGGCGATCACCCGCCGCACCCGCGAGCTGCTGCCCGAGGTGGTGCTGTCGGTCACGGTGCCGCATGTTCTGCCCCTGGATCAGCAGGAGCAGCTGGCTCTCGACCTGGTGGCGGCCGGTGCCGACCTGATCCAGACCGAGGGCGGCACCAGCGCCCGGCCCTTCAGCCCTGGCGTTCTGGGCCTGATCGAAAAGGCGGCCCCCACCCTGGCGGCCACCCATGCGATCAGCCGGGCCCTGGCCGCTGCCGCCGGCCCCGAAGCCCCTGCCGTGCCGGTGCTCTGTGCCTCGGGCCTCTCGGCCGTGACCCTGCCCCTCGCCGTGGCGGCCGGCGCCGCTGGCGTTGGTGTGGGCTCCGCTGTGAACAGGCTGCAGGAGCCCTGGGCCATGGCGGCGGTGGTGCGGGAGCTGCGGACGGCCCTACCCCGTCCGGTGGCGGCGACGCTCTGA
- a CDS encoding phage holin family protein, whose translation MGSLVWLLQWPIRALVLLIVAWLPLGVEIESFPIALLAAVVIGLLGTLLIWPLKLLLGPFWAVTSLGGVISPVSLLFNWLITVILFGLAAWLIQGFRLRQGLLSAVLGAVVYAVLSAVILRMLGLDVDFTRVSALMSQVAAG comes from the coding sequence ATGGGCTCCCTCGTCTGGCTGCTGCAGTGGCCGATCCGTGCTCTGGTGCTGCTGATCGTCGCCTGGCTTCCCCTGGGTGTTGAGATCGAGAGCTTCCCGATCGCCCTGCTCGCCGCTGTTGTGATCGGCCTGCTCGGCACCCTGTTGATCTGGCCGCTCAAGCTGCTGCTGGGGCCCTTCTGGGCCGTCACCAGCCTCGGCGGGGTGATCAGTCCGGTGAGTCTGCTGTTCAACTGGCTGATCACCGTGATTCTGTTCGGCCTGGCGGCCTGGCTGATCCAGGGCTTCCGGCTGCGCCAGGGGCTGCTGAGCGCCGTGCTCGGGGCGGTGGTCTACGCGGTGCTGTCGGCGGTGATCCTGCGCATGCTCGGCCTCGATGTGGACTTCACCCGGGTCTCGGCGCTGATGAGCCAGGTGGCTGCGGGCTGA
- the uvrB gene encoding excinuclease ABC subunit UvrB yields the protein MVPFELHAPYQPKGDQPTAIAGLVQGVQAGERYQTLLGATGTGKTFTIANVIASTGRPTLVLAHNKTLAAQLCNELREFFPNNAVEYFISYYDYYQPEAYVPVSDTYIAKTASINEEIDMLRHSATRSLFERHDVIVVASISCIYGLGIPSEYLKAAVKFQVGDTLNLRASLRDLVNNQYSRNDIEISRGRFRVRGDVLEIGPAYEDRLVRIELFGDEVEAIRYVDPTTGEILQSLDAINIYPAKHFVTPKERLAEAIAAIRHELHERLDLLNGQGRLLEAQRLEQRTIYDLEMLEQVGYCNGVENYARHLAGRQAGTPPECLIDYFPDDWLLVVDESHVTCSQLQAMYNGDQSRKQVLVEHGFRLPSAADNRPLKGEEFWQKARQTIFVSATPGQWELAESRGQVVEQVIRPTGVLDPVVEVRPTEGQVDDLLGEIRQRADKQERVLVTTLTKRMAEDLTDYLAENGVRVRYLHSEIHSIERIEIIQDLRNGEYDVLVGVNLLREGLDLPEVSLVAILDADKEGFLRAERSLIQTIGRAARHVEGKALLYAENLTDSMAKAIGETERRRAIQHAYNEKHGITPTAAGKRAGNSILAFLEVSRRLNDEQLEQATDQAEHNAVPLDSLPELIQQLEDRMKTAAKNLEFEEAANLRDRIKGLRQKLVGRA from the coding sequence ATGGTTCCCTTCGAGCTCCACGCCCCCTACCAGCCAAAGGGCGATCAGCCCACGGCGATCGCCGGGCTGGTGCAGGGCGTTCAGGCCGGCGAGCGCTACCAGACCCTGCTGGGGGCCACCGGCACCGGCAAGACGTTCACGATCGCCAATGTGATTGCCAGCACCGGGCGTCCCACCCTGGTGCTGGCCCACAACAAGACCCTGGCGGCCCAGCTCTGCAATGAGCTGCGCGAGTTCTTCCCGAACAACGCCGTTGAATACTTCATCTCCTATTACGACTACTACCAGCCGGAGGCCTATGTGCCCGTCTCCGACACCTACATCGCCAAGACGGCGTCGATCAACGAAGAGATCGACATGCTGCGCCACTCCGCCACCCGCTCCCTGTTCGAGCGCCACGATGTGATCGTGGTGGCCTCGATCAGCTGCATCTACGGCCTCGGCATCCCCAGCGAATACCTCAAGGCCGCGGTGAAATTCCAGGTGGGCGACACGCTCAACCTGCGTGCCTCCCTGCGTGACCTGGTCAACAACCAGTATTCCCGCAACGATATTGAGATCTCCCGCGGCCGCTTCCGGGTGCGGGGCGATGTGCTGGAGATCGGCCCGGCCTATGAAGACCGCCTGGTGCGGATTGAGCTGTTCGGCGATGAGGTGGAGGCGATCCGCTATGTGGATCCCACCACCGGCGAGATCCTGCAGAGCCTCGACGCGATCAACATCTACCCGGCCAAGCACTTCGTGACCCCCAAGGAGCGGCTGGCCGAGGCCATCGCCGCGATCCGCCACGAACTGCATGAGCGGCTCGATCTGCTCAATGGCCAGGGGCGGCTGCTGGAGGCCCAGCGGCTGGAGCAGCGCACCATCTACGACCTGGAGATGCTGGAGCAGGTGGGTTACTGCAACGGCGTGGAGAACTACGCCCGCCACCTCGCCGGCCGCCAGGCCGGCACCCCGCCCGAGTGCCTGATCGACTACTTCCCCGACGACTGGTTGCTGGTGGTGGATGAGAGCCACGTCACCTGCTCCCAGTTGCAGGCCATGTACAACGGCGACCAGAGCCGCAAGCAGGTGCTGGTGGAGCACGGCTTCCGCCTGCCCAGTGCCGCCGACAACCGGCCCCTCAAGGGCGAGGAGTTCTGGCAGAAGGCCCGCCAGACCATCTTCGTGAGCGCCACCCCCGGCCAGTGGGAGCTGGCCGAGAGCCGCGGCCAGGTGGTGGAGCAGGTGATCCGCCCCACCGGCGTGCTCGATCCCGTGGTGGAGGTGCGCCCCACCGAGGGCCAGGTGGACGACCTGCTCGGCGAGATCCGCCAGCGCGCCGACAAGCAGGAACGGGTGCTGGTGACCACGCTCACCAAGCGCATGGCCGAGGACCTCACCGATTATCTGGCCGAGAACGGAGTGCGGGTGCGCTATCTGCACTCCGAGATCCACTCGATCGAGCGCATCGAGATCATCCAGGATCTGCGCAATGGCGAGTACGACGTGCTGGTGGGGGTGAACCTGCTGCGCGAGGGCCTGGATCTGCCAGAGGTGTCCCTGGTGGCGATCCTCGATGCCGACAAGGAGGGCTTCCTGCGGGCTGAGCGCTCTCTGATCCAGACCATCGGCCGCGCCGCCCGCCATGTGGAGGGCAAGGCCCTGCTCTATGCCGAAAATCTCACCGATTCGATGGCCAAGGCGATCGGCGAAACCGAACGCCGCCGTGCCATACAGCACGCCTACAACGAGAAGCACGGCATCACCCCCACGGCCGCAGGCAAGCGGGCGGGGAATTCCATCCTGGCCTTCCTGGAGGTGTCGAGGCGCCTCAATGACGAACAGCTTGAGCAGGCCACGGATCAGGCCGAGCACAACGCCGTTCCCCTCGATTCCCTGCCGGAGCTGATTCAGCAGCTCGAGGACAGAATGAAAACGGCGGCCAAGAACCTCGAGTTCGAGGAGGCCGCCAACCTGCGCGACCGCATCAAGGGGCTGCGGCAGAAGCTGGTGGGCCGGGCCTGA
- a CDS encoding aspartate kinase: MALLVQKFGGTSVADVARIQAVARRVAQCRDEGHELVVVVSAMGHTTDELSGLARAISSDPPQREMDMLLATGEQVSIALLSMALHAEGVPAVSMTGPQVGIMTESAHGRARILEIRTERLRRLLGEGQVVVVAGFQGTSSGLAGTPEITTLGRGGSDTSAVALAAALGAEACEIYTDVPGVLTTDPRKVPDAQLMTEVSCNEMLELASLGAAVLHPRAVEIARNYGVPLVVRSSWSEAPGTRLTSGAPQPIGQGGLELGKPVDGADLENRQAVVALSHVPDRPGVAAQLFEALGAAALNVDLIVQATHVGTTDEACSFTNDIAFTLPEADLEQAQLVCREVLAGMGAELGAGAATLSGEAGLAKLSISGAGIMGRPGVAARLFDTLARYGINLRLIATSEVKVSCLVAGDQGSRALRAAAEAFELQESQLRHDPPPCHSGEAAVRGVALDTGQAQVAVRQVPDRPGTAAAVCRALADAGISLDAIVQSERTGLSGQQRTRDISFTLKRDDRSRAEQALGPLLGQWPGSRFEEGAAIARVSAVGAGMPCTPGTAARMFRCLAEAGINIELIATSEIRTSCVVAADQGVEAVQAVHRTFELGGSTTHRAEGSEAPELRPGPPASAAAP, from the coding sequence ATGGCCCTGCTGGTTCAGAAGTTCGGCGGCACCTCGGTGGCCGACGTGGCCCGGATCCAGGCGGTGGCCCGCAGGGTGGCCCAGTGCCGTGACGAGGGCCATGAGCTGGTGGTGGTGGTGTCGGCCATGGGCCACACCACCGACGAACTCTCGGGCCTGGCCCGGGCGATCAGCAGCGATCCACCCCAGCGGGAGATGGACATGCTGCTGGCCACCGGGGAACAGGTGTCGATCGCGCTGCTGTCGATGGCCCTGCATGCCGAGGGCGTGCCGGCGGTGTCCATGACCGGGCCACAGGTGGGGATCATGACGGAGTCGGCCCACGGCCGCGCCCGCATCCTCGAGATCCGCACCGAACGGCTGCGGCGCCTGCTGGGTGAAGGCCAGGTGGTGGTGGTGGCGGGCTTTCAGGGCACCAGCAGCGGCCTGGCCGGCACGCCGGAGATCACCACCCTGGGCCGGGGCGGCTCCGACACCTCCGCCGTGGCCCTGGCCGCCGCCCTCGGCGCCGAGGCCTGCGAGATCTACACCGATGTGCCCGGGGTGCTCACCACCGACCCGCGCAAGGTGCCGGATGCCCAGCTGATGACGGAGGTGAGCTGCAACGAGATGCTGGAGCTGGCCAGCCTCGGGGCGGCCGTGCTGCATCCCAGGGCCGTGGAGATCGCCCGCAACTACGGCGTGCCGCTGGTGGTGCGCTCCAGCTGGAGCGAGGCGCCGGGCACCCGGCTCACCAGCGGGGCACCGCAGCCGATCGGGCAGGGCGGCCTCGAGCTGGGCAAGCCGGTGGATGGCGCCGATCTCGAAAATCGCCAGGCCGTGGTGGCGCTCTCGCACGTGCCGGATCGCCCCGGCGTGGCGGCCCAGCTGTTCGAGGCCCTGGGAGCGGCGGCCCTCAACGTGGATCTGATCGTGCAGGCCACCCATGTGGGCACCACCGACGAGGCCTGCAGCTTCACCAACGACATTGCCTTCACCCTGCCCGAGGCCGATCTGGAGCAGGCCCAGCTGGTGTGCCGCGAGGTGCTGGCCGGCATGGGAGCCGAGCTGGGGGCCGGAGCCGCCACCCTCAGCGGCGAAGCGGGGCTGGCCAAGCTGAGCATCTCCGGCGCCGGCATCATGGGCCGCCCCGGTGTGGCGGCGCGGCTGTTCGACACCCTGGCCCGCTACGGCATCAACCTGCGGCTGATCGCCACCAGCGAGGTGAAGGTGAGCTGCCTGGTGGCCGGCGACCAGGGCAGCCGCGCCCTGCGGGCGGCCGCCGAGGCCTTTGAGCTGCAGGAGAGCCAGCTGCGCCACGATCCACCCCCGTGCCACAGCGGCGAGGCGGCCGTGCGGGGCGTGGCCCTCGACACCGGCCAGGCGCAGGTGGCCGTGCGCCAGGTGCCTGACCGCCCCGGCACCGCCGCCGCCGTGTGCAGGGCCCTCGCCGATGCGGGCATCAGCCTCGATGCGATCGTGCAGTCGGAGCGCACCGGCCTCAGCGGCCAGCAGCGCACCCGTGACATCAGCTTCACCCTGAAGCGCGACGACCGCAGCCGGGCCGAACAGGCCCTCGGGCCGCTGCTGGGCCAGTGGCCCGGCTCCCGCTTTGAAGAGGGAGCGGCCATCGCCCGGGTGAGCGCCGTGGGCGCCGGCATGCCATGCACTCCGGGCACCGCCGCGCGCATGTTCCGCTGCCTGGCGGAGGCCGGCATCAACATCGAGCTGATCGCCACCAGTGAGATCCGCACCAGCTGCGTGGTGGCGGCCGACCAGGGGGTGGAGGCGGTTCAGGCGGTGCACCGCACCTTCGAGCTCGGCGGCAGCACCACCCACCGGGCCGAGGGCAGCGAGGCCCCGGAGCTCAGGCCCGGCCCACCAGCTTCTGCCGCAGCCCCTTGA
- the holA gene encoding DNA polymerase III subunit delta, with protein MPIHLLWGDDDAARGRAVDGLIARLVDPAWASINLSRLDGQDPAQAAQALGEARTAPLGAGARLVLLQRSPFCNQCPAELADQLEATLPLVPESCHLLLVNTAKPDGRLRTTKALQKLVKQGQAEEQGFPLPAIWDGAGQLELVQRTARELGLQLQLRAAEALSEAIGSDSARLASELEKLALYCQSAPAGSAAPQADRTISLEAVQALVGGQSTSALAVGDALLQERPAEAIALLDALIEAGEPALRIVATLSSQIRGWLWVCLLDQRGEQDVAAIAKAAGIGNPRRIYVMRKQIRGIPSSRFLALLARLLEVEAALKRGTAPGDAFRDGFLLGAAAQQLTPAQGRSR; from the coding sequence ATGCCGATCCACCTGCTCTGGGGCGATGACGACGCCGCCCGGGGCCGGGCCGTGGATGGCCTGATCGCCCGGCTGGTGGACCCCGCCTGGGCCTCGATCAACCTCAGCCGCCTGGATGGCCAGGATCCCGCCCAGGCGGCCCAGGCCCTGGGGGAGGCGCGAACCGCCCCTCTGGGGGCAGGGGCGCGGCTGGTGCTGCTGCAGCGCAGCCCGTTCTGCAACCAGTGCCCCGCCGAGCTGGCCGATCAGCTTGAGGCCACCCTGCCGCTGGTGCCGGAGAGCTGCCATCTGCTGCTGGTGAACACAGCCAAACCCGATGGCCGCCTGCGCACCACCAAGGCGCTGCAGAAGCTGGTGAAGCAGGGCCAGGCCGAGGAGCAGGGCTTCCCCCTGCCGGCGATCTGGGATGGGGCCGGCCAGCTGGAGCTGGTGCAGCGCACGGCCAGGGAGCTGGGCCTGCAGCTGCAGCTCCGTGCCGCCGAGGCCCTCAGCGAGGCCATCGGCAGCGACAGCGCCCGGCTGGCCAGTGAACTGGAAAAGCTGGCGCTCTACTGCCAGAGCGCGCCAGCCGGCTCGGCAGCACCCCAGGCCGACAGGACGATCAGCCTGGAGGCTGTGCAGGCGCTGGTGGGGGGCCAGAGCACCAGCGCCCTGGCCGTGGGCGATGCCCTGCTGCAGGAACGGCCCGCCGAGGCGATCGCCCTGCTGGATGCCCTGATCGAGGCGGGCGAACCGGCGCTGCGCATCGTGGCCACCCTCTCCAGCCAGATCCGGGGCTGGCTGTGGGTGTGCCTGCTGGATCAGCGCGGTGAGCAGGACGTGGCCGCGATCGCCAAGGCCGCCGGCATCGGCAATCCGCGCCGCATCTATGTGATGCGCAAACAGATCAGGGGGATTCCCAGCTCCCGCTTCCTGGCCCTGCTGGCACGGCTGCTGGAGGTAGAGGCCGCCCTCAAACGGGGCACGGCCCCCGGGGATGCCTTCCGCGATGGCTTTCTGCTCGGTGCCGCCGCCCAGCAGCTCACCCCGGCGCAGGGCCGCAGCCGATAA